TTTATTGGCGCAATGCTGGGCAAACTGGCATCCTGCGCCACTGTGACTCTGACCGTCCGAATGATGCTGTGGACATTGTCTTGGTCGTTCACCTTCAGACCGAGTGTGTACTCGCCGGGTAAGACATCCGTGGCGTCCACGCTTATCCAAGTTCCTACGGCGTCTTTGTGAATCTCTGCTTTCAACAGGGCTGCCGCCGCGCTTTGTTGGAGGACGTGCCACAGCATACCCTTGTAAGAATTCCAAACCAGTGTGAAGGCGACTTTGCCTTGCTGCTTGTTGGAAAGAGTCAGGTGTTCCGGGGTAAGGGTCACGTCAAAGGGGGGCCTGGTGTCGGGATTCGGCTGTTGTGGTTGCGCAGCCTCAGATTTGGGCGATGTGGGCGTTCCCGGTGAGTTACAGGCGCTCAGCAGCAGGAGTAGAGAAACGGCCAGAAGAGATTTGAACATAGCTGCTCCTCATGGAACACTTGGCGAGGTGAGATGAAGTGTTGGAACGGCCCCACCAGCCGTATTCGACGATGGGGCCAGTCTTTCTTGGTCAATACCGACGAGCAAATTTGTCTAGCATGGATCAGCCCCTCAAGCAGCGGAGCAAGTCCTACTGGGCCGTCAATCAAGCTGAGGGTTACTGCTCGTTGAACACATTGTCGGGCGCATTGCCCGTCACGCTGCCGCCGGGTTGGGTGTAGGTAGCGACTTTGGCGTTAAACACGCCGCCGCCTGGCATCTTGGCCGTGTTGCCCGTCACGCTGCCGCTCTGAATGATCAATTGGCCCCGATTGTTGATGCCGCCGCCCCGATTTTCGGTGGCCGTGTTGCCGCTGATGGTGGCTCCAGCCAGGGTAAAGATGGAGGCAGGCGAAGTCTGGTAAATTTCGTCGGTTTTGATCCCACCCCCGAAAGAGGCTGTGTTGTTCTTGATGCTGCCGCCACTGGCTGTGAAGGTACTCCCTGCGAACAGGCGTACACCGCCTCCGCCGTCACCTGTGTTGCCCGGTACGCTGTTGCCGCTGATCTCGCCGCCGGTCATGGTAACGGTGCCGTTGTCCAGTACGCCTCCGCCCGTCTGCACGGCGATGTTGCCGCTGATGCTGCCGCCTGCCAGCGTCATCTTCGCGCCGTTGACGATCACGCCGCCACCCCAGCGGGCGCTGTTACCACTCACTTTGGCCGTGCCGCTGATGGTGAGCACTCCGGCACTGTCGCTGATGGCGACGCCGCCGCCGTTACCGGCCGAGGTGTTGTTCTGGATGGTGCCGCCCGTGAAGTTGAGGGTGCTGCCCGTGTTGACGTTGATACCGCCACCATTGCCATTTGCAAGGGTGGCGTTGCCCTCAATGGTGCCGCCGCTGATTTCCACAGTATTTTTGGTGAAGGCGTCGATGCCGCCGCCCGTCAGCGCCGAGTTGCCCTTGATGGTGCCGCCACTCATTTTGAGAATGGCCTTGAAAGCCAGGATGCCGCCGCCGCCGCCTTCCACGAGATCGGTGGCTTTGTTGTCCTGGATCGTTCCACCAGAATAGTTCATGGTGGTCCCTTCGCCCAGCAGCACGCCACCACCGGCCCGAAGAGTGGTATTGGCGCTGATGTCGCCGCCCGACAAATTGAAGGTGGTGCCAACAACTTCAATCCCGCCACCGAAACGCGTACTGGCGTTGTCACGCACCGTGCCACCAGAGATGGTGAGGAGGCCAGTGGTATAGACCGCGCCCCCCTCACAGCCTTCGGCGGGCTTGTCCACGACTGTATAGGTGCATTTGTTGCCAGAGAGGACGCCGCCGCTGATGGTTATGCTGCCCGGCCCCAGAGTATAGATACCGCCGCCGACGTAGACCGAGCTGTTGCCGCCTACAGTACCGCCCTCCATCTTCAGCGTGCCGGAGTTGAAGATGCCGCCACCCCTGCCACTGTCCTCCTTCGCGTCTAGGGGCAGGGCCTGTGCCGTGTTGCCACTCACGCTGCTCGTTCCCTTGAGCGTCAGTGTGCCAGTCTTGAGGTTGGCAATCCCGCCGCCCACGTTGGCTTTACCGCCCGTAACCGCCGTGCCGTCCAGCGTCAGTGTTCCCTGATTGAGCAGCACGCCGCCGTAAGTCGCGACGCTCAGCGCCTGCAAGCCGATGCTCTGCACGGTGATGGGCGCTCCGGTGCCGCCTTTGAGCGTGCCGCCCTTGATGGTGACAATCACGCCATTGGGGATTTCCAGGGCGCGGCCCTTTCCGGCGGCGTCGATCACGCCGCTGCCCAGATCCAGGGTGACACTCTTGGTGACGTTCAGCGGGCCAGCCAGGGTAATCGTGCCGGAAGCGAGCTTGAGGGTGTCGCCGTCTTTGGCACTGCCCAGCAGATCGCGCAGGCTGCCAGCGCCGCTGTCAGCGGTGCTGGTGATGGCGGTACCGGATGGTGGCGGCGGCGTGACGGTACCGCCATCACCACAGGCGGTCAGCAAAAGCGTGAGTGAGACCAGCGCCAGACCTGCCATGTGCTGCCGTGTATGCATAAAGCCTCCGCACCACCTTCGACCTGTTCTGATGCATTCGATTTGACTGAAGGTGAGTAAATCATAAGACGCCGGGGGCATACCTGGCTACGCTTTTTTGTTACCGCTTGTGAACAGTTGCAGTGGCCAGGAAGTCGGATTCAACCTGACAGCCCGTACAATTAAAGCGCTCACCACATCCCCCACTGCTGAGGATCCGTTATGGGAATTCCGGCTCAGGCCACACACGGTGCTCTTGCCTCTCCAACGCTGACTGTCCAACTCGACAAGGAAATCTGCCGCCTCATCTGGAACGGCTACACCCTGCCGCTCTCAGAGAAATGGGTGGTGTTCTACGCCCTGCTGGCCGTCAACCATGAGCGCCACGTCGGCACGGACGAGATCTGCGACCACCACCCCTGGAGCCGCCTGAGTCCCAGCGTAGCGGGCCGGGATTTGTGGCGCTTTACCCGCGCGCAGGAACCAGGGCTGTTCGGGCAGCGGATCACCAGCAGTCCGGCCCGGCAAGCCTCCAAGCTCTTTAGTCTGCTCCTGGAACCGCTTTCTCAACTCCGCTTCGATCCAGCGCGCCCGGCGATCTTCGATCATCTGCGTTCCCTGCGCAGCCACCGCAATACGGTGGCTGTGGAACTGGGGGAATGCACGCTGCTGCTCCAGAGTGGACTGGTTGCCCAGGCGCTTGAGCGCCTGGAGGCCATGCAGGACTGCACCTTGTCGGCGAACGAACAGGCCCAGATTTTGACCCTGACCACCATGGGTCTGGAGGAACAGGGCGGGATCGACGCGACGAGGCCCCAGATCCCCCTGCTCCTCTCGGCGCTGCATCTTCCCGGCCTCAACCGGCTTAACCGTGCCCGCTTACTGGTCCGGGTGGCGCGGTATAACACCCTCAAGGGACACTATGATCAGGCGCACCGGTATTTCGTGAGCCTGCGGTCGCTGCTGGTTCCCGAAGACGGCGTGGAGTACTGCTGGTTTCACATCAATTACGGCGTGTATCTGCGCCGGACCGGACATCTGGAGCGGGCTATCCATCACCAGCGTCTGGCGCACGATGTGGCGCAGGTGGCGCAGTGGTGGCACGGCGTGTATTCCGCGCGTTCCAACCTGACGCTGATGCACCTGGCTTTGGCCGAAAAAAGCCCGCCGCTGCACCGTCAGCGCTTACTGCGTCAGGCGCTCGACTGGGCCTTGCGGGCGCATTCGACCGTCACCCTGACCCGGCAGCCGCTGGCGATGGCCGAAACGTCGGTGCTGGTGGCGCGCACGTACCGACTGCTGGAACAGACCAGGGAGGCGCGTCACTGGCTCGAGAATGCCCGCCAAGTGGAGCATCACCCGGAGTTGTCGCTGCATCTGGCGGTCGTGTGGGACGAACAGGCCCTGCTGGAAGAGCAGGGCGGTCACCACTTTCACGCCCACTTGGCCCGCGTGCAGGCGGCCACCTGCCGGGGCGAGCAGGAATAGCTTCCTGGTCGCCGCAACTGTTCACAAGCGGTAACAAAAAAGCGTAGCCAGACACCTGCTCAGGGTCTTATGATTTGCTCACCTTCAGTGAAGTCGAATAGACCAGGACAGTTCGAAGGTGGTGTGAAGGGAGCATCAGCACCCACGCCCGGTCCAGCTTCTGGCTTGGATAGATCAGCTTCGGCAAATGATAGACCATACTTTCCATTTCCCAATTCATTCTTAATCGCCCTACATGGCTATCTTCTCGATCTTCTTGCAAGACAAGCAAAGGAGTCATTATGTTCGGAACACGCCACCACCGCCGAGTGTCGTTCCCAACCGCCATCGTTGTGCTGGCTGCAGCACTGTTCGCCTCCCAGGCACAGGCCGAAGACCGCGCCCTGTTAATCGGCATCGGCCAGTATCAAGGTGGCGTGACTCTGCCGGGAGTTTCTGACGATCCGGTGCTGATGCGCGACATCGTCAAAAAAATGGGCTTTGCTGACAATCAGATCAAGTTGCTGGAAGACCGCGACGCCACCAAAGCGGGGATTTTGAGCAGCATGAAAAATTGGCTGGGGCAAAGCAAAGCCGGTGAGCGGGTGGTGTTTTATTTT
This genomic window from Deinococcus detaillensis contains:
- a CDS encoding autotransporter outer membrane beta-barrel domain-containing protein; translated protein: MHTRQHMAGLALVSLTLLLTACGDGGTVTPPPPSGTAITSTADSGAGSLRDLLGSAKDGDTLKLASGTITLAGPLNVTKSVTLDLGSGVIDAAGKGRALEIPNGVIVTIKGGTLKGGTGAPITVQSIGLQALSVATYGGVLLNQGTLTLDGTAVTGGKANVGGGIANLKTGTLTLKGTSSVSGNTAQALPLDAKEDSGRGGGIFNSGTLKMEGGTVGGNSSVYVGGGIYTLGPGSITISGGVLSGNKCTYTVVDKPAEGCEGGAVYTTGLLTISGGTVRDNASTRFGGGIEVVGTTFNLSGGDISANTTLRAGGGVLLGEGTTMNYSGGTIQDNKATDLVEGGGGGILAFKAILKMSGGTIKGNSALTGGGIDAFTKNTVEISGGTIEGNATLANGNGGGINVNTGSTLNFTGGTIQNNTSAGNGGGVAISDSAGVLTISGTAKVSGNSARWGGGVIVNGAKMTLAGGSISGNIAVQTGGGVLDNGTVTMTGGEISGNSVPGNTGDGGGGVRLFAGSTFTASGGSIKNNTASFGGGIKTDEIYQTSPASIFTLAGATISGNTATENRGGGINNRGQLIIQSGSVTGNTAKMPGGGVFNAKVATYTQPGGSVTGNAPDNVFNEQ